The genomic region TTCCGGTTCAAATGTTTCTTCCCGTAATAGCCCAACCTCTTCGGTGTCTTCTAGAATCACCTGTTTTTGAGTTTTTTTCTTAATAGGAACTTCTTGTTGAACTACCTCAGCAGGCTCATTCGCTATTTTGAGGATTATATTATTCAATTCTTCGATCCTAACATCAATACCAGCGAGCTCACTTTTTAATCCGCTTTTTTTTGCTTGCAGTTCTTTAAGCCGTTCATGAATATAATCTTCAATAGTTTTCATGAGTTTTCCACCTTTTTTGTTATTTCTCTTTATACTTAATTATATCAAATTTCAAAAGAACCCCTTAATCGCAGCAATTAAAGCCTGAGCTCCTTCACGAGAAACATCTTCAGCAATAATTCTGATTATCGGTTCGGTATTAGATGGGCGAATATGCACCCAATTTCGATCAAACAATATTTTTATTCCGTCCTTATCGTCGATCGGATAATGACTATATTTTTCTCTTATCCGTTTCATGATAAGCTCCAACTCGATATCCGCCGAAAACTCAATTTTGTCTTTCACCATTATGTACTGAGGCATATCCATTACAATTCCGGAAAGCGTTTTATTCCTCGTCGCCAACAGTTCCAGGACAAAAGAAATCCCAACAAGTGTATCGCGGCCAAAGCCAATTGCCGGCACCATAACACCACCGTTTCCTTCGCCTCCGACAGTAGCTTTCTTATCTTTTAACACTTCAGAGACATTCACTTCCCCAATTCTGGTCCGGATAACAGTCGCACCATAACGTGCAGCTATCTCGTCAATACACTGTGATGTCGACAAGTTCGTAACAACAAGTCCGCCTCCGGTTGTCTGAGAAAGCATATAATCGGTTACCAGTGTGAGTGTATAATCTTCGCCGATAGGTTCTCCCTGTTCATTAAGAATTGCCAGTCTGTCCGCATCTGCATCAACAGCAAACCCGATATCAAAGGTGCCAGAGTTCATCATAGTACTCAATTCGGTAAGATTCTGAGGTACAGGCTCCGGGTTATGAGCGAATCTGCCACTGGGCTCATGGTTGAGAACTGTAACTTCACAGCCTAACTCCTCAAGCAAAGCTGGCAATACTACAGCACCGGCTCCATTGCAGACATCAATAGCCACCTTGAACTTTTTTGATTTAATTAAATCCGTGTTAACTACCTTAAGTACTTTATCTTTATGAATGGAGAGCCCATCCTTAAATTCAGAAAGGCTTCCCAGGTTGTTGAAGTCACGATAAGACACACGTTGACTCGATTTTCCGAGGGTATCTCTCATAGAATTATAGATATCTATGACCTCTTGTGCTTGAGATTCATTAAGAAAGATACCATCATTACGGACAAACTTAAGTCCATTCCACATAACAGGATTATGGCTGGCCGTGATAATTAAACCACCGGCTGCATTCATTTCCCGGACCATAATTTGCACCGTTGGAGTTGGAACAACCCCGATATCAACGATATCACATCCTGTTGCCATGAGGCCAGAAATCACCGCATGCTTAAAAAAAGGACCCGATAACCTTGTATCGTAACCTAAGATAACTTTTCCACCTTTACAATATGTGCCAAACGCTAAAGCAAAATCAAGCGCAATATCAGGAGTCAGGGACTCATTCGCAATCCCTCTTACCCCGGAAATACTTATTTTAAGTGACATAGTTGCATCCTCCTCTGATTATTACTCACCATTAATTAACGAGTAATTCTATTATAATTGTACTTATAAAAAATAACTATGGTCCAGTTTTTACTGTAGAACTCAGCTATTCAAGATTCAAATCATTTTTTCCAAAAACCATATCGATTTTAACATTATCATTTAGACTAGCTTTGACAAAACTCTCCGTAATCTCTTTGCCGTCAACACAGATCTTCTTGATATCCCTCCCTGATTGACCTTCCTGCCTAATGTCCACGACAAAAACGTTAGTATCGGACTGGGTCTGAAAATGCAGCTCAGTCCAAGGAAAATCAAAAACAGTGGCAAGCTGCAACCCTCCATTTTTAAGATTAATTCCAACTATATTGTTAATCATTGTTTCATATAAAAGTCCCGCTAACCCTGATTGCCATCCGGACTGGGCATATCCTTCTTCTTTGGGATGCTGGCTACTGATAGTTTGTTCCGAAACAAAATAAGGTTCCCCTAAAGACTTCTCCTGATTGATTATTCTGTATGAAGTCAATGGAATAATACTTTTCAAGGTCTGCAGCGCCTGACGATAATCGCCGCAATGGCAATCTACCTTAAATTTCAGGATATTCTCGGAAGTGCTTATCCCACCATTCTCGCCTATTCCTGGGGGAAGTGCTGTCCACCATCCTTTATCCGGTGAGTATTCAAGAAATGCAGGTATCATCGACATATAGCCAAATCCAGTGCGCAGTTTACGTTCAATTTTCTTTTGCAATTGACTAACCGTTTCTTTCTCGGTAAGACCCGCGAGTATAGCCAGCA from Candidatus Margulisiibacteriota bacterium harbors:
- the glmM gene encoding phosphoglucosamine mutase; amino-acid sequence: MSLKISISGVRGIANESLTPDIALDFALAFGTYCKGGKVILGYDTRLSGPFFKHAVISGLMATGCDIVDIGVVPTPTVQIMVREMNAAGGLIITASHNPVMWNGLKFVRNDGIFLNESQAQEVIDIYNSMRDTLGKSSQRVSYRDFNNLGSLSEFKDGLSIHKDKVLKVVNTDLIKSKKFKVAIDVCNGAGAVVLPALLEELGCEVTVLNHEPSGRFAHNPEPVPQNLTELSTMMNSGTFDIGFAVDADADRLAILNEQGEPIGEDYTLTLVTDYMLSQTTGGGLVVTNLSTSQCIDEIAARYGATVIRTRIGEVNVSEVLKDKKATVGGEGNGGVMVPAIGFGRDTLVGISFVLELLATRNKTLSGIVMDMPQYIMVKDKIEFSADIELELIMKRIREKYSHYPIDDKDGIKILFDRNWVHIRPSNTEPIIRIIAEDVSREGAQALIAAIKGFF